The following is a genomic window from Chloroflexota bacterium.
CGGCGCTGGAGGGATTGAGCGCACAGATCGCCCGGCTGGCGGGAGCGAAGGATCGCAACCCCTCGCTGGATGAGGTCGCCCGACTGCTGGATCGGATGTTGCAAGATGTCGATCAGATGGCGCCCGACGAGCGGGAGGCGCTGGCATCGGCCCTGGAGGAGGCGGCGGCCAGGCTGAGCGACGCGGATGCGGCGTTGGCCCGCGCGTTGCGGGATGCCGCCGCGGCGACGCGACGAGGGGATGGAAAGGCCGCTCGCGCCGCTGCAGCTCGGGCGGCCGGGGAGATGGCGGATGCCCGGCAGGACCTGGCCCTGCAAGAGGCCCTGGCGCGGGCGTTGGCCCAGGCGGACGAGAGCCGACGGCGGATCGCCCAGGCGGGGCGGCCCGGGCGCGGCTCAGGCCAGGGCATGGCCGCCTCTCCGGCGGGTGGAGCCTCCGGGCGTGGGCAGGGGGGACAGCCGGGCGGCGGTGGCGGGACCACGGCGGATCGGTTGCCCCCGGCGACGAGGTCGGGGCGTGCCGGTGCGCCGACGGGGCCCAATCGCCCTTATAGCGTGGACGAGGTGGTGTACGCGGCACCCGGCGGTAAGCCTGGGGGGACAGGGGCGGAGGGAAGGCCGGAGTTCATCCCCGGACAGGAGGGGGAGGCGGGTGAGGCGCAGGTCCGGCAGGGGGCGTCTGCGCAACCCGGCCTGGCGAACCCCAGCCTGGTGCCGTATCAGGAGGTGTACCGGGAGTACGCCTCGGAGGCCGCCCGGGCGATGGAGCGGGAGTACATCCCGGTGAATCTGCGGGACTACGTGCGGGAGTATTTCACGGCGTTAGAGCCGTGATGTTCTGGCGCCGGCGTGGGAGCTGGCCTTGCTGGATGGATGTTGTCAGCAGGCCGAGCTCCCATGCTCGGCCTGCGGGCGGAGTGTGTAGCGCCAGCATGGGAGCTGGCGTTGCTGGAGGGAGGTGTCAGCAGGCCGAGCTCCCATGCTCGGCTGTCGGCCGGAATGTGCAGTGCCAGCATGGGAGCTGGCCCCGCTGGAGGGGAAGCTCGGCCGTGAGGGGTTCTTTGATGGGAGGGGATGGATTGCAAATGGACGCGGACCGATTCATGGAGACGGCGCTCGCCATCGAGCGCGAGGTCGGCAAGGTCATCGTGGGGCAGACGGCCCTGGTGCGGCATACGCTGATCACGTTGCTGGCCGGGGGGAACGCGTTGCTGGAGGGCGTCCCGGGGCTGGGGAAGACCATGTTGGTGCGCACGCTGTCCCAGGCCATCGATTGCCGATTCAGCCGCATCCAGTTCACGCCTGACCTGATGCCGGCCGACATCGTGGGGACGATGATATTGGCTGAGGACGAGCAGGGCCATCGCTTCTTCCGATTCGAGCCAGGGCCGATCTTCGCCAACCTGATCCTGGCGGACGAGATCAACCGGGCCACGCCCAAGACCCAGTCGGCATTGCTGGAGGCGATGCAGGAGCGTACGGTGACGGTGGCCAAGACGATCCATAAGCTTCCCGAGCCGTTCTTCGTCCTGGCCACGCAGAACCCGCTGGAGATGGAGGGGACGTATCCGCTGCCGGAAGCCCAGATGGATCGCTTCTTCTTCAAGATCGATGTGCCGTTCCCGTCCGTGGAGGAGCTGGTGGAGATCGCCGAGCGCACGACCGGTGTGGAGGTGCCGGAGGCCCATCCGGTCGCCGACGGCGAGACGATCCTGGCCATGCAGCGGCTGGCGCGCGGCGTGCCCATCGCCAGGCACGTGACGGAGGCCGCGGCGCGCATCACCCGGGCGACCCATCCGGATGATCCCGGCGCGCCCGAGGTGGTGCGTCGCTATGTACGATATGGGGCCAGCCCGCGTGGCATGCAGGCCCTTATCCTGGGGGGTAAGATCCACGCCCTGTTGGATGGCCGCTTTAACGTCTCCCTGGACGATCTGCGGGCCGTGGCCTTTCCCGCGCTGCGCCACCGGATCATCCTGAACTTTGAGGCGCAGGCGGAGGGCATCACCCCCGACGAGATCGTGGAGCAGGTGGTCCAGACGGTTTACGCGTCCCACGTCCCGGCCTGAGCTGTGGGCCGCTTGGGAGGCAATGTGTGGCCGGGCATGGCGGCGCGTTCGGCCTCCGGGAGGATATGAAGTTGTTTGACGAGGCGTTTCTGCGGCAGCTGGAGCAGCTCACCCTGGTCAGCCGTCGGGCGCGGCGCGGGCAGATCCAGGGGGAGCGTCGCTCGCCCAAGCGTGGCCGGTCGGTGGAGTTCGCCGACTATCGGAACTACGTCCCCGGCGATGACCTGCGCTCCGTGGACTGGAACGTGTACGCCCGGCTGGGGAGGCCCTTCGTCAAACTCTTCTCGGAGGAGGAGGATACGACGGTTCACTTCCTGCTGGATGCCAGCAGGAGCATGGCGTTTGGGAGCCCGCCCAAATGGGAGCACGCCATGCGGCTGGCCGGCGCCCTGGGGTACGTCGCTCTGGCGGGCATGGACCGGGTCGCCGCTATGGCCATGGGCGGAGACGGCGCGGCGGTGATGCCGCCGATCCGCACGAAGCGTCAGGCCCTGGCGTGGTTCGACTGGCTGCAGACGCTGCGGCCGGACGGGGAGGCGCACCTGGGGCCGGCCGTGCGACGCTACGCCGCCCGCGCCCGGCAGGTCGGCCCGGCGGTGCTCATCAGCGATCTCTTGGATCCCTCCTGGGAGGAGGGGTTGACCGCCCTGTTCGCCCGCCGTTTCGATGTGATCGTGCTGCACGTCCTGGCGCCGCAGGAGGTGGACCCTGACGTGGAGGGCGATCTTGAGCTGGTGGATAGTGAGACGGGGCACTCCGTGGAGATCACCGCGGATTACGATCTGCTGGCCCGGTATCGGGACTCCCTGGACGCATGGCGGGCGCAGATCCGGGACTTCTGCGTCCGGCGGGAGATGAGCTATGTCTTCGTGGAGACGACCACGCCTCTTCGGGAGCTGCTCCTGGCCCATCTGCGCCTGCACGCGGTGCTTGAGTAGCCCGACGTCCTCATCACCCCGAGGAAGCCGCTCATGTCCTTCCTGAATCCCGGCGCTCTCTTTCTCT
Proteins encoded in this region:
- a CDS encoding DUF58 domain-containing protein is translated as MKLFDEAFLRQLEQLTLVSRRARRGQIQGERRSPKRGRSVEFADYRNYVPGDDLRSVDWNVYARLGRPFVKLFSEEEDTTVHFLLDASRSMAFGSPPKWEHAMRLAGALGYVALAGMDRVAAMAMGGDGAAVMPPIRTKRQALAWFDWLQTLRPDGEAHLGPAVRRYAARARQVGPAVLISDLLDPSWEEGLTALFARRFDVIVLHVLAPQEVDPDVEGDLELVDSETGHSVEITADYDLLARYRDSLDAWRAQIRDFCVRREMSYVFVETTTPLRELLLAHLRLHAVLE
- a CDS encoding MoxR family ATPase — translated: MDADRFMETALAIEREVGKVIVGQTALVRHTLITLLAGGNALLEGVPGLGKTMLVRTLSQAIDCRFSRIQFTPDLMPADIVGTMILAEDEQGHRFFRFEPGPIFANLILADEINRATPKTQSALLEAMQERTVTVAKTIHKLPEPFFVLATQNPLEMEGTYPLPEAQMDRFFFKIDVPFPSVEELVEIAERTTGVEVPEAHPVADGETILAMQRLARGVPIARHVTEAAARITRATHPDDPGAPEVVRRYVRYGASPRGMQALILGGKIHALLDGRFNVSLDDLRAVAFPALRHRIILNFEAQAEGITPDEIVEQVVQTVYASHVPA